A single Stigmatopora argus isolate UIUO_Sarg chromosome 7, RoL_Sarg_1.0, whole genome shotgun sequence DNA region contains:
- the ncapg gene encoding condensin complex subunit 3, protein MSSSRETTTVVDLKTGGSVVFTNKLEENMAVDNEIDILEAFQCAQKGHHNRAKLVASLKNSYNQLEEKELFHEDFVRYLKHAMIIYKREPTVENVIEFVVKFATSFQSPPKDDDANNDDNEEEEEEDDHPFLSFLFNFLLESYMACSHAVRFRVCQLINKLLGSMAEDAQIDDELFDRIHEAMLVRVTDKFPNVRIQAALAMTRLQQPSDPDCPTIKAFMLILENDTNSEVRRAVLSCIAMSPHTLPQVLKRTRDVKENVRKLAYQVLADKVHVKALSIAQRVSLLEQGLNDLSEGVKEIVCSRLLPAWLLRVDGNIMELLHRLDVENCAQTALDMLNAIFKGMETNELLQNQLLLNSSKLIPVESLTCENVLYWRALCMFIKKKGDDSEEMLEQVLPDAATFAKYFYEYAGALPFLSEEQKADLTQLELVMTKDFISKQLIHFIGCLDTNEEGGRKRVLAVLQEMLILPQTPSSLVISLTEKLLTLMPDDQTRIQTVAEIISDVRAPISEASQPVDENVSRRQQVQMAEVKVRILEAKQALEECITAQDFGRAAELKDSITEQENQRNKILQEIAASTQQAEIEIRVEKNDPETLLRCLTMCAELLKQMNVKNKINPTMSALMSSLILPSIASAHPAVRSMAVVCLGTCALHSKEVANTHLVLLLQIAQLDEVKIRISALRAVIDLLLLFGFQLVSETTSGQKTQLPGSPNREDEEETATQMAEGEMKGEETAQSILVMLSELLDNEVSELRTETAEGLAKLMYMGRMCSAKILSRLILLWYNPITEDDIRLRHCLGVFFQLYARESRAHQEVIEESFLPTVRTLMNAPPTSPLAEVDVNNVVELFVELTRPSVLIKPSTNTGGASVHDYLAVRMCGEMLTDPTAPEIRLYAKAMRNLELSRDETVKKDILSLLQQLVQVVKDRTSLRALEKMITQLMDSKEQTELLSASALQPLDANADDTVADEPTKSAKRCKRGQRKPSVAKGGRKASKRVESSEERPSESSDEENVPDSVPVVRRSRKAKVAALEKTKLDLNPLLNQEANLS, encoded by the exons ATGTCCAGTTCTCGCGAGACTACAACGGTTGTTGATTTGAAAACAGGCGGCAGTGTCGTGTTCACGAACAAGCTAGAAG aaaatatggcGGTGGACAACGAAATAGACATCCTAGAGGCGTTTCAGTGCGCCCAGAAGGGCCACCACAACAGGGCGAAGCTAGTGGCTAGCCTCAAAAACAGCTACAACCAG CTGGAGGAGAAGGAGTTGTTCCACGAGGATTTTGTCCGTTATTTGAAACATGCAATGATTATATACAAGCGTGAACCCACTGtggaaaatgtcattgaatTTGTGGTGAAATTTGCCACAAGCTTCCAGTCTCCACCTAAAGATGATGAtgctaataatgatgataatgaggaagaagaagaggaggatgatCATCCATTTTTAAGTTTCCTCTTCAACTTCTTGCTGGAA TCTTATATGGCGTGCAGCCATGCAGTCCGCTTCCGCGTGTGTCAGCTCATCAACAAGCTGCTTGGGAGCATGGCGGAGGACGCTCAAATCGATGACGAACTCTTCGATCGCATCCATGAAGCCATGCTGGTCCGTGTCACTGACAAGTTTCCCAATGTGCGCATCCAGGCTGCCTTGGCCATGACCCGACTGCAGCAGCCAAGTGATCCTGACTGTCCCACCATAAAGG CCTTCATGCTTATTCTGGAAAATGACACCAATTCTGAGGTGCGCCGAGCTGTCCTATCCTGCATCGCCATGTCTCCTCACACCCTCCCACAAGTCCTGAAACGCACCCGAGATGTGAAAGAAAATGTCCGCAAACTAGCCTACCAG GTTCTGGCGGACAAGGTTCACGTTAAAGCTCTGTCTATAGCACAGAGAGTGAGTCTACTTGAACAAGGACTAAATGACTTATCAG AAGGAGTAAAAGAGATTGTTTGTTCACGTCTACTCCCTGCCTGGCTTCTTCGAGTGGATGGAAATATTATGGAACTTCTCCACAGACTTGATGTGGAGAACTGTGCCCAAACAGCATTGGACATGCTGAACGCCATCTTTAAAGGAATGGAGACTAATGAGTTGCTGCAAAACCAATTGCTGTTGAACAGCAG CAAACTGATCCCTGTGGAGTCACTGACATGTGAGAATGTGCTTTACTGGCGAGCTCTCTGCATGTTCATCAAGAAAAAAGGGGACGATAGTGAGGAAATGTTGGAGCAGGTCTTGCCAGATGCGGCCACTTTTGCCAAATACTTCTATGA GTATGCGGGGGCACTGCCATTCCTGTCAGAGGAGCAGAAAGCAGATTTGACCCAGCTGGAGTTGGTTATGACCAAGGATTTTATCTCTAAGCAGCTCATTCATTTCATTGGTTGCCTGGACACCAACGAGGAAGGTGGCAG GAAGCGTGTTCTGGCTGTGCTTCAAGAGATGTTGATTCTGCCACAGACACCCTCCTCGCTGGTCATTTCGCTTACTGAAAAACTCCTCACACTCATGCCCGACGACCAAACACGCATTCAAACC GTGGCAGAAATAATCTCAGATGTGCGGGCGCCAATCTCTGAAGCAAGTCAACCGGTGGACGAGAATGTCAGCCGTCGCCAGCAGGTTCAG aTGGCAGAGGTGAAAGTGCGCATTTTGGAAGCTAAGCAAGCCCTAGAGGAGTGCATCACTGCTCAGGATTTTGGCCGTGCTGCTGAGTTGAAGGACTCCATCACAGAGCAGGAGAACCAGCGCAACAAAATCCTCCAGGAGATTGCAGCGAGTACCCAGCAGGCTGAGATTGAGATCCGAGTGGAGAAG AATGATCCTGAGACTCTGCTGAGGTGCCTGACAATGTGTGCCGAGCTGCTCAAGCAAATGAACGTCAAGAATAAAATCAACCCGACAATGAGTGCCTTGATGTCTTCTCTG ATCCTGCCCAGCATCGCAAGCGCTCATCCCGCTGTCCGCAGTATGGCTGTGGTGTGTCTGGGTACCTGCGCTCTGCATAGCAAGGAGGTTGCCAACACCCACTTGGTCCTTCTGCTACAG atcgCTCAGCTTGACGAGGTCAAGATTCGCATCAGCGCTCTCCGAGCAGTCATCGACCTGCTGCTACTTTTTGGCTTCCAGCTGGTCTCCGAAACCACCAGCGGCCAGAAGACTCAGCTGCCAGGATCACCAAACcgggaggatgaggaggaaacGGCGACACAGATGGCAGAGGGCGAAATGAAGGGGGAGGAAACTGCACAGAGCATTTTGGTGATGCTTTCTGAGCTCTTGGACAATGAG GTGTCGGAACTGCGCACGGAGACAGCTGAGGGTCTGGCCAAGCTTATGTACATGGGGCGCATGTGCAGTGCCAAGATTCTATCACGTCTGATTCTGCTGTGGTACAATCCCATCACCGAGGACGACATCCGTCTCCGGCACTGCTTGGGGGTCTTTTTCCAGCTTTATGCCCGCGAGAGCAG GGCACACCAAGAAGTTATTGAGGAGAGCTTCCTCCCGACTGTGCGGACGCTGATGAATGCCCCGCCTACATCTCCGCTGGCTGAGGTTGATGTGAACAACGTAGTGGAGCTCTTTGTGGAACTCACCCGTCCGAGTGTCCTTATAAAACCTTCCACCAACACTGGT GGAGCCAGTGTCCACGACTACCTGGCCGTGCGCATGTGCGGTGAGATGTTGACTGACCCGACTGCCCCCGAGATTCGTCTTTATGCCAAAGCTATGAGAAACCTGGAGCTGAGCAGGGACGAGACGGTCAAGAAAGACATTTTGTCGCTTCTGCAGCAGCTGGTCCAG GTGGTGAAGGACCGCACCAGTCTCCGCGCGCTGGAGAAGATGATTACTCAACTGATGGATTCTAAAGAACAGACCGAGCTCCTCAGTGCTTCTGCGCTGCAGCCGCTGGATGCCAATGCTGATG ACACCGTAGCAGATGAGCCCACAAAATCAGCCAAAAGATGTAAAAGAG GTCAAAGGAAGCCCAGTGTGGCTAAAGGAGGCAGAAAGGCCAGCAAGCGAGTAGAGTCCTCTGAGGAGAG ACCTTCCGAAAGCAGCGATGAAGAAAATGTCCCCGACTCAGTTCCTGTGGTGCGACGTTCTCGTAAAGCCAAGGTTGCAGCTCTGGAGAAGACAAAACTGGATCTGAATCCACTCCTCAACCAGGAGGCTAACCTGTCTTAA